The following coding sequences lie in one Capsicum annuum cultivar UCD-10X-F1 chromosome 5, UCD10Xv1.1, whole genome shotgun sequence genomic window:
- the LOC107872655 gene encoding phenylalanine N-monooxygenase, protein MMSKLIFQNLPHIISILFNFLWKIFVLIRAFIRNKLSTLSEVMEWTAYTLPFSDPTLWEYTGYIVVVVVILWKIFSTIIPKITSKFVTTRNQKTNKILPPGPKPWPLVGSLPQKLLSDMQAFEWIHKLMEEMNTEIACIRLGNVHVIPVTSPELACLFLKEHDSIFSSRPICMSASLVSNGYLASTFAPMGDQWMKMRRVLASHVLSQTSLQWLRPKRDEEADHILRFIYNQCINQSSTRIINMRKLTRYHCANVIKNMIFSKRLFVNEDEDEKQVNALFILFEYFHSFGISDYLPWLSAFDLDGHTAILKNAFATTSKYINHEVDKRIQMWKDGNKFVEEDILDVFIMLKDTNGNPLLNVKEIKDQVLEMMLAAIDNPSNAVEWTMREMLNQPNIMQRAIEEIDTIVGSNRLVQETELPRLNYVKACIKESFRLHPVAAFNAPHVSTNDATVGKYFIPKGSLVLLSRLGLGRNPRVWEDPLKFKPERHLLGDGEVVLTDSELRMLSFSTGRRGCPAVKLGSTITTMLLARLLQGFAWSSLPKSPYSNDVFGCYSLCNKPLLALAKPRLSKDMYP, encoded by the exons ATGATGAGCAAACTCATATTTCAAAACCTTCCTCATATAATCTCCATTTTATTTAACTTTCTATGGAAAATCTTCGTCCTGATCCGAGCGTTTATAAGAAATAAGCTCTCTACTTTATCTGAGGTAATGgaatggactgcatacactttaccctttTCAGATCCCActctgtgggaatacactgggtatattgttgttgtggtAGTTATTCTATGGAAAATCTTCTCCACAATAATCCCTAAGATAACAAGTAAATTTGTTACTACTAGAAaccaaaaaacaaataaaatattaccTCCTGGTCCAAAACCATGGCCTTTAGTTGGAAGCCTTCCTCAAAAGCTACTAAGTGATATGCAAGCATTTGAATGGATACACAAACTTATGGAGGAAATGAACACTGAAATCGCTTGCATTCGTCTTGGCAATGTCCATGTCATTCCTGTCACTTCTCCTGAGCTTGCTTGCCTCTTCTTGAAGGAGCATGACTCGATTTTCTCATCGAGGCCTATTTGCATGTCTGCGAGTCTCGTTAGTAATGGATACTTGGCCTCAACATTTGCCCCTATGGGTGATCAATGGATGAAAATGAGAAGAGTACTTGCTTCACATGTACTCTCACAAACATCTCTTCAATGGCTTCGTCCTAAAAGGGATGAAGAAGCTGATCACATTCTTCGATTCATTTATAATCAGTGCATTAACCAAAGTAGTACCCGTATTATTAACATGAGGAAATTGACAAGATATCATTGTGCAAATGTTATTAagaacatgatttttagcaagAGATTGTTTGTAAACGAGGACGAGGACGAGAAGCAAGTTAATGCACTTTTCATACTTTTTGAATATTTCCATTCTTTTGGTATCTCTGATTACTTACCATGGTTAAGTGCTTTTGATTTAGACGGCCACACGGCAATTCTTAAGAATGCCTTTGCCACAACAAGTAAATACATTAATCATGAAGTTGACAAGAGGATTCAAATGTGGAAGGATGGTAACAAATTTGTGGAAGAAGACATCCTTGATGTTTTTATCATGCTCAAAGATACCAATGGGAATCCATTGTTGAATGTTAAAGAGATTAAAGATCAAGTCCTT GAAATGATGCTTGCTGcaatagataatccctcaaatgcAGTTGAATGGACAATGAGAGAAATGTTGAACCAACCAAATATAATGCAAAGGGCCATAGAAGAGATTGACACTATCGTTGGGAGCAATAGGTTGGTTCAAGAAACAGAGTTGCCACGGCTAAATTATGTGAAAGCTTGCATTAAAGAGTCCTTTCGACTACATCCAGTGGCCGCCTTTAACGCTCCACACGTGTCAACTAATGATGCTACTGTTGGTAAATACTTCATCCCTAAAGGGAGTTTAGTGTTATTAAGTCGTCTTGGACTTGGTCGTAACCCTAGGGTTTGGGAGGATCCATTGAAGTTCAAGCCAGAGCGTCATCTATTAGGTGATGGTGAAGTAGTTCTCACTGATTCAGAGTTACGAATGTTGTCATTTAGTACTGGAAGACGAGGTTGTCCAGCTGTGAAACTTGGTTCTACTATTACAACCATGTTACTTGCTAGGCTTCTTCAAGGATTTGCTTGGAGTTCACTACCAAAATCTCCATATAGTAATGATGTTTTTGGATGTTATTCCTTGTGTAACAAGCCACTTCTTGCTCTAGCAAAACCCCGATTATCTAAGGACATGTATCCTTAA
- the LOC107871219 gene encoding uncharacterized protein LOC107871219 isoform X3 has protein sequence MPWCIGGNFKVILYPEEKLGGLPHTNSKSFDFMECMNSCGMTDIGDTGSKYTWCKNWRPCKRIWKRLDRVFINDLWAQKYSNNIVKHIARTGSDHRPILLKCNNGLNNSYKYFKFLDFWTTHSDFKNVVSTEWSKYINGNPMWRLQDKLKRLGKRLTQWSREKIGDVNEQAEIWEAKVQYLEDLDIINRTEESRQTLKKGHVEHVYWLSKQDSLLKQKARTRWFEEGDSNNKYFHFVIRERRRRLCIQRIKNKKGKWISGDEKIGKAVVKHYEHMFNLTPSTVDPNILEVIPECITYEDNINISKCPQEDEIREAVFDMNPDSAAGPDGFSGTISNVWHSIILNRTIKGFFTSTQVFKQVNISYHFQCPLEDQSSIISHMPMVSSSSLVEIPNPSE, from the exons ATGCCATGGTGTATAGGTGGCAACTTTAAGGTCATACTGTATCCTGAAGAAAAACTGGGAGGACTTCCTCATACAAACTCCAAAAGTTTTGATTTCATGGAGTGCATGAACTCTTGTGGCATGACGGACATTGGTGATACTGGGTCTAAATACACTTGGTGTAAGAATTGGAGGCCTTGCAAGAGGATTTGGAAGAGATTGGATAGAGTCTTTATAAATGATTTGTGGGCTCAAAAATATTCCAATAATATTGTGAAGCACATCGCCAGGACAGGGTCTGACCACAGACCAATACTACTGAAGTGTAATAATGGACTAAACAATAGTTACAAGTACTTCAAATTCTTGGACTTTTGGACCACCCACAGTGATTTCAAAAACGTGGTTTCGACTGAGTGGAGCAAGTATATAAATGGCAACCCCATGTGGAGATTACAAGATAAGCTCAAAAGGCTTGGAAAAAGACTAACACAATGGTCTAGGGAAAAAATAGGGGATGTTAATGAACAAGCTGAAATTTGGGAGGCTAAAGTTCAGTATCTAGAGGACTTGGATATCATTAACAGAACTGAGGAAAGCAGACAAACGCTAAAGAAAGGGCATGTAGAACATGTGTACTGGCTTAGCAAGCAAGACTCTTTACTGAAACAGAAGGCAAGAACCAGGTGGTTTGAAGAGGGTGATTCTAAcaacaaatattttcattttgtcattagagaaagaagaagaaggctATGCATTCAAAGAATCAAAAACAAGAAAGGTAAATGGATATCTGGTGATGAGAAGATTGGGAAGGCTGTTGTCAAACATTATGAGCATATGTTTAATCTTACTCCGAGCACAGTTGATCCCAACATCCTGGAGGTTATTCCAGAATGCATTACCTATGAGGATAATATCAACATCTCGAAATGTCCTCAAGAGGATGAAATTAGGGAAGCTGTTTTCGACATGAATCCTGATAGTGCAGCAGGACCAGATGGATTTTCAG GTACTATCAGTAATGTTTGGCATTCGATTATTCTGAATAGAACTATAAAGGGTTTCTTTACTTCCACTCAAGTTTTCAAGCAAG TGAACATTTCTTACCATTTTCAATGCCCGTTAGAGGACCAGTCATCAATCATCTCTCATATGCCGATGGTATCGTCATCTTCACTAGTGGAAATACCAAATCCATCAGAATGA
- the LOC107871219 gene encoding uncharacterized protein LOC107871219 isoform X1: MPWCIGGNFKVILYPEEKLGGLPHTNSKSFDFMECMNSCGMTDIGDTGSKYTWCKNWRPCKRIWKRLDRVFINDLWAQKYSNNIVKHIARTGSDHRPILLKCNNGLNNSYKYFKFLDFWTTHSDFKNVVSTEWSKYINGNPMWRLQDKLKRLGKRLTQWSREKIGDVNEQAEIWEAKVQYLEDLDIINRTEESRQTLKKGHVEHVYWLSKQDSLLKQKARTRWFEEGDSNNKYFHFVIRERRRRLCIQRIKNKKGKWISGDEKIGKAVVKHYEHMFNLTPSTVDPNILEVIPECITYEDNINISKCPQEDEIREAVFDMNPDSAAGPDGFSGTISNVWHSIILNRTIKGFFTSTQVFKQGDPLSPSLFIIGAEVLSRLLNNLIHSEHFLPFSMPVRGPVINHLSYADGIVIFTSGNTKSIRMIMKQIHRYEKSSGQRMNAKKYFFLDS; this comes from the exons ATGCCATGGTGTATAGGTGGCAACTTTAAGGTCATACTGTATCCTGAAGAAAAACTGGGAGGACTTCCTCATACAAACTCCAAAAGTTTTGATTTCATGGAGTGCATGAACTCTTGTGGCATGACGGACATTGGTGATACTGGGTCTAAATACACTTGGTGTAAGAATTGGAGGCCTTGCAAGAGGATTTGGAAGAGATTGGATAGAGTCTTTATAAATGATTTGTGGGCTCAAAAATATTCCAATAATATTGTGAAGCACATCGCCAGGACAGGGTCTGACCACAGACCAATACTACTGAAGTGTAATAATGGACTAAACAATAGTTACAAGTACTTCAAATTCTTGGACTTTTGGACCACCCACAGTGATTTCAAAAACGTGGTTTCGACTGAGTGGAGCAAGTATATAAATGGCAACCCCATGTGGAGATTACAAGATAAGCTCAAAAGGCTTGGAAAAAGACTAACACAATGGTCTAGGGAAAAAATAGGGGATGTTAATGAACAAGCTGAAATTTGGGAGGCTAAAGTTCAGTATCTAGAGGACTTGGATATCATTAACAGAACTGAGGAAAGCAGACAAACGCTAAAGAAAGGGCATGTAGAACATGTGTACTGGCTTAGCAAGCAAGACTCTTTACTGAAACAGAAGGCAAGAACCAGGTGGTTTGAAGAGGGTGATTCTAAcaacaaatattttcattttgtcattagagaaagaagaagaaggctATGCATTCAAAGAATCAAAAACAAGAAAGGTAAATGGATATCTGGTGATGAGAAGATTGGGAAGGCTGTTGTCAAACATTATGAGCATATGTTTAATCTTACTCCGAGCACAGTTGATCCCAACATCCTGGAGGTTATTCCAGAATGCATTACCTATGAGGATAATATCAACATCTCGAAATGTCCTCAAGAGGATGAAATTAGGGAAGCTGTTTTCGACATGAATCCTGATAGTGCAGCAGGACCAGATGGATTTTCAG GTACTATCAGTAATGTTTGGCATTCGATTATTCTGAATAGAACTATAAAGGGTTTCTTTACTTCCACTCAAGTTTTCAAGCAAGGTGACCCTTTGTCCCCTTCTCTATTTATCATCGGCGCAGAAGTGTTATCTAGATTACTTAATAACCTTATTCACAGTGAACATTTCTTACCATTTTCAATGCCCGTTAGAGGACCAGTCATCAATCATCTCTCATATGCCGATGGTATCGTCATCTTCACTAGTGGAAATACCAAATCCATCAGAATGATCATGAAGCAGATACACAGGTATGAAAAGAGTTCTGGACAAAGAATGaatgctaaaaaatatttttttctggaTTCCTGA
- the LOC107871219 gene encoding uncharacterized protein LOC107871219 isoform X4 yields MPWCIGGNFKVILYPEEKLGGLPHTNSKSFDFMECMNSCGMTDIGDTGSKYTWCKNWRPCKRIWKRLDRVFINDLWAQKYSNNIVKHIARTGSDHRPILLKCNNGLNNSYKYFKFLDFWTTHSDFKNVVSTEWSKYINGNPMWRLQDKLKRLGKRLTQWSREKIGDVNEQAEIWEAKVQYLEDLDIINRTEESRQTLKKGHVEHVYWLSKQDSLLKQKARTRWFEEGDSNNKYFHFVIRERRRRLCIQRIKNKKGKWISGDEKIGKAVVKHYEHMFNLTPSTVDPNILEVIPECITYEDNINISKCPQEDEIREAVFDMNPDSAAGPDGFSGTISNVWHSIILNRTIKGFFTSTQVFKQEDQSSIISHMPMVSSSSLVEIPNPSE; encoded by the exons ATGCCATGGTGTATAGGTGGCAACTTTAAGGTCATACTGTATCCTGAAGAAAAACTGGGAGGACTTCCTCATACAAACTCCAAAAGTTTTGATTTCATGGAGTGCATGAACTCTTGTGGCATGACGGACATTGGTGATACTGGGTCTAAATACACTTGGTGTAAGAATTGGAGGCCTTGCAAGAGGATTTGGAAGAGATTGGATAGAGTCTTTATAAATGATTTGTGGGCTCAAAAATATTCCAATAATATTGTGAAGCACATCGCCAGGACAGGGTCTGACCACAGACCAATACTACTGAAGTGTAATAATGGACTAAACAATAGTTACAAGTACTTCAAATTCTTGGACTTTTGGACCACCCACAGTGATTTCAAAAACGTGGTTTCGACTGAGTGGAGCAAGTATATAAATGGCAACCCCATGTGGAGATTACAAGATAAGCTCAAAAGGCTTGGAAAAAGACTAACACAATGGTCTAGGGAAAAAATAGGGGATGTTAATGAACAAGCTGAAATTTGGGAGGCTAAAGTTCAGTATCTAGAGGACTTGGATATCATTAACAGAACTGAGGAAAGCAGACAAACGCTAAAGAAAGGGCATGTAGAACATGTGTACTGGCTTAGCAAGCAAGACTCTTTACTGAAACAGAAGGCAAGAACCAGGTGGTTTGAAGAGGGTGATTCTAAcaacaaatattttcattttgtcattagagaaagaagaagaaggctATGCATTCAAAGAATCAAAAACAAGAAAGGTAAATGGATATCTGGTGATGAGAAGATTGGGAAGGCTGTTGTCAAACATTATGAGCATATGTTTAATCTTACTCCGAGCACAGTTGATCCCAACATCCTGGAGGTTATTCCAGAATGCATTACCTATGAGGATAATATCAACATCTCGAAATGTCCTCAAGAGGATGAAATTAGGGAAGCTGTTTTCGACATGAATCCTGATAGTGCAGCAGGACCAGATGGATTTTCAG GTACTATCAGTAATGTTTGGCATTCGATTATTCTGAATAGAACTATAAAGGGTTTCTTTACTTCCACTCAAGTTTTCAAGCAAG AGGACCAGTCATCAATCATCTCTCATATGCCGATGGTATCGTCATCTTCACTAGTGGAAATACCAAATCCATCAGAATGA
- the LOC107871219 gene encoding uncharacterized protein LOC107871219 isoform X2 yields MPWCIGGNFKVILYPEEKLGGLPHTNSKSFDFMECMNSCGMTDIGDTGSKYTWCKNWRPCKRIWKRLDRVFINDLWAQKYSNNIVKHIARTGSDHRPILLKCNNGLNNSYKYFKFLDFWTTHSDFKNVVSTEWSKYINGNPMWRLQDKLKRLGKRLTQWSREKIGDVNEQAEIWEAKVQYLEDLDIINRTEESRQTLKKGHVEHVYWLSKQDSLLKQKARTRWFEEGDSNNKYFHFVIRERRRRLCIQRIKNKKGKWISGDEKIGKAVVKHYEHMFNLTPSTVDPNILEVIPECITYEDNINISKCPQEDEIREAVFDMNPDSAAGPDGFSGTISNVWHSIILNRTIKGFFTSTQVFKQGDPLSPSLFIIGAEVLSRLLNNLIHSEHFLPFSMPVRGPVINHLSYADGIVIFTSGNTKSIRMIMKQIHRYGDRRPQECL; encoded by the exons ATGCCATGGTGTATAGGTGGCAACTTTAAGGTCATACTGTATCCTGAAGAAAAACTGGGAGGACTTCCTCATACAAACTCCAAAAGTTTTGATTTCATGGAGTGCATGAACTCTTGTGGCATGACGGACATTGGTGATACTGGGTCTAAATACACTTGGTGTAAGAATTGGAGGCCTTGCAAGAGGATTTGGAAGAGATTGGATAGAGTCTTTATAAATGATTTGTGGGCTCAAAAATATTCCAATAATATTGTGAAGCACATCGCCAGGACAGGGTCTGACCACAGACCAATACTACTGAAGTGTAATAATGGACTAAACAATAGTTACAAGTACTTCAAATTCTTGGACTTTTGGACCACCCACAGTGATTTCAAAAACGTGGTTTCGACTGAGTGGAGCAAGTATATAAATGGCAACCCCATGTGGAGATTACAAGATAAGCTCAAAAGGCTTGGAAAAAGACTAACACAATGGTCTAGGGAAAAAATAGGGGATGTTAATGAACAAGCTGAAATTTGGGAGGCTAAAGTTCAGTATCTAGAGGACTTGGATATCATTAACAGAACTGAGGAAAGCAGACAAACGCTAAAGAAAGGGCATGTAGAACATGTGTACTGGCTTAGCAAGCAAGACTCTTTACTGAAACAGAAGGCAAGAACCAGGTGGTTTGAAGAGGGTGATTCTAAcaacaaatattttcattttgtcattagagaaagaagaagaaggctATGCATTCAAAGAATCAAAAACAAGAAAGGTAAATGGATATCTGGTGATGAGAAGATTGGGAAGGCTGTTGTCAAACATTATGAGCATATGTTTAATCTTACTCCGAGCACAGTTGATCCCAACATCCTGGAGGTTATTCCAGAATGCATTACCTATGAGGATAATATCAACATCTCGAAATGTCCTCAAGAGGATGAAATTAGGGAAGCTGTTTTCGACATGAATCCTGATAGTGCAGCAGGACCAGATGGATTTTCAG GTACTATCAGTAATGTTTGGCATTCGATTATTCTGAATAGAACTATAAAGGGTTTCTTTACTTCCACTCAAGTTTTCAAGCAAGGTGACCCTTTGTCCCCTTCTCTATTTATCATCGGCGCAGAAGTGTTATCTAGATTACTTAATAACCTTATTCACAGTGAACATTTCTTACCATTTTCAATGCCCGTTAGAGGACCAGTCATCAATCATCTCTCATATGCCGATGGTATCGTCATCTTCACTAGTGGAAATACCAAATCCATCAGAATGATCATGAAGCAGATACACAG GTATGGAGATCGAAGGCCACAAGAATGTCTATGA